The following are encoded together in the Glycine soja cultivar W05 chromosome 5, ASM419377v2, whole genome shotgun sequence genome:
- the LOC114413704 gene encoding cyclin-dependent kinase D-3-like isoform X2, with translation MTDMDHSKKVADRYLKREVLGEGTYGVVYKAIDTHTGQTVAIKKIRLGKRKEGVNFTALREIKLLKELKDPNIVELIDAFPHKGNLHLVFEFMETDLEAVIRDRNIFLSPGDTKSYLQMTLKGLAYCHKKWVLHRDMKPNNLLIGSNGQLKLADFGLARMFGSPDRRFTHQVFARWYRAPELLFGAKQYGPGVDVWAAGCIFAELLLRRPFLQGTSDIDQLGKIFSAFGIPTAPQWPDMVYLPDYVEYQYVPAPPLHSLFPMATDDALDLLSKMFTYDPKTRISVQQALEHRYFSSAPLPSDPDKLPRPAPKRDSRVSDFNSQEGPTILSPPRKSRRVMPGRDGFEGNSLQADKVDASFGDFRQTTDDNTGKNESAPMSVDFSIFGLKPPNRPTINSADRSYLKRKLDLEFQ, from the exons ATGACAGACATGGATCATTCCAAAAAAGTGGCCGATAGATATCTAAAGCGTGAAGTCCTTGGTGAAGGTACTTATGGAGTTGTGTACAAAGCCATTGATACCCAC ACAGGGCAGACCGTTGCAATTAAGAAAATTCGGCTTGGCAAACGGAAAGAAGGGGTAAATTTTACAGCTCTTAGAGAAATTAAGCTGCTAAAAGAGCTCAAAGATCCAAACATTGTTGAATTGATTGATGCATTCCCACATAAAGGGAATTTGCATCTTGTGTTTGAATTCATGGAGACGGACCTTGAAGCTGTCATACGAGAccgaaatatttttctttcaccaGGTGATACAAAATCCTACCTTCAAATGACACTAAAAGGTCTTGCTTATTGCCACAAGAAATGGGTTTTGCATAG GGACATGAAGccaaataatttattgataGGATCTAATGGACAGCTGAAACTTGCAGATTTTGGTTTAGCACGGATGTTTGGAAGCCCAGATAGAAGGTTCACTCACCAG GTTTTCGCTCGGTGGTATAGAGCTCCTGAGTTATTATTTGGTGCCAAGCAATATGGTCCTGGAGTTGATGTTTGGGCTGCAGGTTGTATATTTGCTGAACTTCTTCTTCGTCGACCTTTTTTGCAG GGTACAAGTGACATTGATCAATTAGGAAAGATTTTTTCTGCATTTGGCATTCCAACAGCTCCTCAGTGGCCTGATATGGTATACCTGCCTGATTATGTGGAATACCAATATGTTCCTGCCCCCCCTCTGCATTCCTTATTTCCGATGGCAACTGATGATGCTCTAGATCTGTTGTCAAAGATGTTTACATATGATCCAAAAACTAGAATTTCAGTGCAGCAGGCACTAGAGCATAG GTACTTTTCTTCTGCTCCTCTGCCTTCAGATCCAGACAAGCTCCCTAGACCTGCTCCCAAGAGGGATTCTAGGGTTTCTGATTTCAATTCACAGGAGGGTCCTACTATATTATCACCTCCAAGGAAATCTAGGAGAGTGATGCCAGGACGTGATGGGTTTGAAGGAAATTCTCTGCAAGCAGATAAGGTTGATGCCAGTTTTGGTGATTTCAGACAGACAACTGATGATAATACTGGCAAGAATGAATCAGCTCCAATGTCTGTAGATTTTTCTATCTTTGGATTAAAACCTCCAAATAGACCTACAATTAACAG TGCTGACAGAtcatatttgaaaagaaaattagatcTAGAATTTCAATAG
- the LOC114413704 gene encoding cyclin-dependent kinase D-2-like isoform X1, which translates to MTDMDHSKKVADRYLKREVLGEGTYGVVYKAIDTHTGQTVAIKKIRLGKRKEGVNFTALREIKLLKELKDPNIVELIDAFPHKGNLHLVFEFMETDLEAVIRDRNIFLSPGDTKSYLQMTLKGLAYCHKKWVLHRDMKPNNLLIGSNGQLKLADFGLARMFGSPDRRFTHQVFARWYRAPELLFGAKQYGPGVDVWAAGCIFAELLLRRPFLQGTSDIDQLGKIFSAFGIPTAPQWPDMVYLPDYVEYQYVPAPPLHSLFPMATDDALDLLSKMFTYDPKTRISVQQALEHRYFSSAPLPSDPDKLPRPAPKRDSRVSDFNSQEGPTILSPPRKSRRVMPGRDGFEGNSLQADKVDASFGDFRQTTDDNTGKNESAPMSVDFSIFGLKPPNRPTINRYNSIGCLINSKWPNSL; encoded by the exons ATGACAGACATGGATCATTCCAAAAAAGTGGCCGATAGATATCTAAAGCGTGAAGTCCTTGGTGAAGGTACTTATGGAGTTGTGTACAAAGCCATTGATACCCAC ACAGGGCAGACCGTTGCAATTAAGAAAATTCGGCTTGGCAAACGGAAAGAAGGGGTAAATTTTACAGCTCTTAGAGAAATTAAGCTGCTAAAAGAGCTCAAAGATCCAAACATTGTTGAATTGATTGATGCATTCCCACATAAAGGGAATTTGCATCTTGTGTTTGAATTCATGGAGACGGACCTTGAAGCTGTCATACGAGAccgaaatatttttctttcaccaGGTGATACAAAATCCTACCTTCAAATGACACTAAAAGGTCTTGCTTATTGCCACAAGAAATGGGTTTTGCATAG GGACATGAAGccaaataatttattgataGGATCTAATGGACAGCTGAAACTTGCAGATTTTGGTTTAGCACGGATGTTTGGAAGCCCAGATAGAAGGTTCACTCACCAG GTTTTCGCTCGGTGGTATAGAGCTCCTGAGTTATTATTTGGTGCCAAGCAATATGGTCCTGGAGTTGATGTTTGGGCTGCAGGTTGTATATTTGCTGAACTTCTTCTTCGTCGACCTTTTTTGCAG GGTACAAGTGACATTGATCAATTAGGAAAGATTTTTTCTGCATTTGGCATTCCAACAGCTCCTCAGTGGCCTGATATGGTATACCTGCCTGATTATGTGGAATACCAATATGTTCCTGCCCCCCCTCTGCATTCCTTATTTCCGATGGCAACTGATGATGCTCTAGATCTGTTGTCAAAGATGTTTACATATGATCCAAAAACTAGAATTTCAGTGCAGCAGGCACTAGAGCATAG GTACTTTTCTTCTGCTCCTCTGCCTTCAGATCCAGACAAGCTCCCTAGACCTGCTCCCAAGAGGGATTCTAGGGTTTCTGATTTCAATTCACAGGAGGGTCCTACTATATTATCACCTCCAAGGAAATCTAGGAGAGTGATGCCAGGACGTGATGGGTTTGAAGGAAATTCTCTGCAAGCAGATAAGGTTGATGCCAGTTTTGGTGATTTCAGACAGACAACTGATGATAATACTGGCAAGAATGAATCAGCTCCAATGTCTGTAGATTTTTCTATCTTTGGATTAAAACCTCCAAATAGACCTACAATTAACAGGTACAATAGTATTGGTTGTCTAATCAATTCAAAGTGGCCTAATAGTTTGTAA
- the LOC114413703 gene encoding protein PLASTID MOVEMENT IMPAIRED 1-like yields the protein MADAKSNPNAQLLEELEALSESLYKQHTSTTTRRTASLVLPRTSAPPIEDAKDDDGSSNKARRRMSMSPWRSRPKNDDATAKAETKKLDGTSTISSGDSDRKGIWKWKPIRALSHIGMQKLSCLFSVEVVAAQGLPSSMNGLRLSVCVRKKETKDGAVKTMPSRVSQGAADFEETLFIRCHVYHTSNQGTAKQIKFEPRPFWIYLFAVDAKELDFGRSSVDLTELIRESIEKNQQGTRVRQWDTSFGLSGKAKGGELVLKLGFQIMEKDGGVDIYNNQVENSKSSSGKLSSFSSSFARKQSKTSFSMSSPRMTSRNDAWTPSQSGIGEDIQGMDDLNLDDPNPAQDSSSSTQKVDERSKEQVEDFDLPDFEVVDKGVEVQEKEEDGGEETEEPVQEESTSSEVVKEVVLDHVHLTRLSELDSIAQQIKALESMMGEDDKFTNIEEETEPQRLDADEETVTREFLQMLEDQDNSDYLFNQPEIPPLKLEGHEDASSEDGDSKVYLPDLGKGLGCVIQTRDGGYLASMNPLDIAVARKDAPKLAMQMSRPFVLASHQSLTGFELFQKLAGIGFDELSSKVLSLMPIDEMIGKTAEQVAFEGIANAIIQGRNKEGASSSAARIVSYLKSMGSAMSSGRRERITTGLWNVEEEPLTAEKLLAFAMQKVESMTVEALKIQADMAEELEAPFDISAKKGEGGKDLLASVIPLEEWIRDHSYAKTVAGSDGEPEKVALVLVVQLRDPMRRYEAVGGPVMVLIHATSADTKGKEEEKRFKVTSMHVGGFKLTSAIKKNAWDSGKQRLTAMQWLVAYGLGKAGNKKGKQSLAKGQQDQLWSISSRIVADMWLKTMRNPDINLGK from the coding sequence ATGGCAGATGCCAAGAGCAACCCCAATGCACAACTCCTTGAAGAACTGGAGGCTTTGAGCGAATCCCTTTACAAACAACACACCTCCACCACAACCAGAAGAACAGCTTCCCTTGTGTTGCCACGAACTTCGGCTCCACCTATTGAAGATGCCAAAGATGATGATGGAAGCAGCAACAAAGCTCGGCGGCGCATGTCCATGTCCCCGTGGCGATCTAGACCAAAGAATGATGATGCCACTGCCAAGGCAGAAACCAAAAAGCTTGATGGCACATCAACAATTTCTTCAGGTGACAGTGACAGGAAAGGGATTTGGAAGTGGAAGCCTATTCGGGCTTTGTCTCACATTGGAATGCAGAAACTAAGCTGTTTGTTTTCTGTTGAAGTGGTCGCAGCTCAAGGCCTTCCTTCTTCCATGAATGGACTTAGACTATCCGTTTGCGTtagaaagaaggaaacaaagGATGGTGCGGTTAAGACAATGCCATCAAGGGTTTCACAAGGAGCTGCAGATTTTGAAGAGACCCTTTTCATCAGGTGTCATGTTTATCATACCTCCAACCAAGGCACTGCAAAGCAGATCAAGTTTGAGCCACGCCCCTTTTGGATATACCTTTTTGCTGTTGATGCTAAGGAGCTTGATTTTGGAAGAAGCTCCGTGGATTTGACTGAGCTGATAAGAGAATCCATTGAGAAAAACCAACAAGGCACGCGGGTGAGGCAATGGGACACAAGCTTTGGCCTGTCTGGAAAGGCAAAAGGAGGAGAACTTGTTCTCAAACTGGGTTTCCAGATCATGGAGAAAGATGGAGGAgttgatatatataataatcaagTGGAGAATTCAAAGTCCAGCTCTGGCAAGCTTAGtagtttctcttcttcttttgctCGTAAACAATCCAAGACATCATTCAGCATGTCTAGTCCTAGAATGACAAGTAGAAATGATGCATGGACTCCTTCACAATCAGGAATAGGAGAGGATATTCAAGGAATGGATGATTTGAACCTTGATGATCCAAATCCGGCTCAGGATTCCTCTTCCTCTACACAGAAAGTTGATGAACGTAGTAAGGAACAGGTGGAGGATTTTGATCTTCCGGATTTCGAGGTTGTGGATAAAGGGGTTGAGGTtcaagagaaggaagaagatgGAGGAGAGGAAACTGAGGAACCTGTCCAGGAGGAATCAACTTCAAGTGAGGTTGTCAAGGAAGTAGTGCTTGATCATGTGCACCTTACTAGATTGTCTGAGCTTGATTCAATTGCTCAGCAGATAAAAGCTCTCGAGTCTATGATGGGAGAAGATGATAAGTTTACGAATATAGAGGAAGAGACAGAACCACAGAGGCTAGATGCAGATGAAGAAACTGTGACTAGGGAGTTTCTTCAGATGCTTGAGGATCAAGACAACAGTGATTACTTGTTCAATCAACCTGAAATTCCACCTCTAAAGCTTGAAGGACACGAAGATGCTTCTTCTGAAGATGGAGATTCCAAAGTGTATCTTCCTGACCTTGGAAAGGGCTTGGGTTGTGTAATTCAAACAAGGGATGGAGGCTACTTGGCTTCCATGAACCCTTTGGATATTGCTGTGGCTAGAAAAGATGCTCCTAAGCTAGCTATGCAGATGTCAAGGCCTTTTGTGTTGGCATCACACCAATCCTTGACAGGGTTCGAGTTGTTTCAGAAATTGGCTGGCATTGGATTTGATGAACTCAGCTCCAAGGTTTTGTCCTTAATGCCCATAGATGAAATGATAGGCAAAACTGCAGAACAGGTTGCTTTTGAAGGCATTGCTAATGCAATCATACAAGGTAGGAACAAGGAAGGAGCCAGTTCCAGTGCTGCTAGAATAGTTTCTTACTTGAAAAGCATGGGAAGTGCCATGAGTTCAGGAAGGAGAGAGAGAATAACAACAGGACTTTGGAATGTTGAAGAGGAGCCACTCACAGCAGAGAAGCTTCTGGCGTTTGCCATGCAGAAGGTTGAGTCCATGACAGTCGAAGCATTGAAAATTCAAGCTGACATGGCTGAGGAATTAGAAGCCCCATTTGATATTTCTGCAAAGAAAGGAGAGGGTGGGAAGGATCTTTTGGCTTCAGTTATTCCACTTGAGGAATGGATCAGAGACCACAGCTATGCTAAAACTGTTGCAGGTTCTGATGGGGAACCAGAAAAAGTGGCACTCGTGTTGGTTGTCCAATTGAGAGATCCAATGAGACGCTATGAAGCAGTTGGAGGACCTGTGATGGTGCTGATTCATGCAACAAGTGCTGACACAAAAGGGAAGGAGGAGGAGAAAAGGTTCAAGGTAACAAGCATGCATGTGGGGGGTTTCAAGTTGACAAGTGCCATAAAGAAGAATGCATGGGACAGTGGGAAGCAGAGACTTACTGCAATGCAATGGTTGGTTGCATATGGTTTGGGAAAGGCAGGGAACAAGAAAGGGAAGCAATCATTGGCAAAGGGACAACAAGACCAGTTGTGGAGCATTTCATCGCGAATAGTTGCTGACATGTGGCTCAAAACCATGAGAAATCCAGATATCAATCTTGGAAAGTAG
- the LOC114413706 gene encoding uncharacterized protein LOC114413706 isoform X1 gives MAMSSIHTLYAFSFRLCFPNSSPQFKPLNAIPLRRTKHYNNNNNNVKFPRERTRTRATLDDAETDQLSSIPLVENEKAKKDVEESVKVLKDAAKTRKVAAEEILSALSIIEKAKVDPSAFFETLGGKESPGRTWMLIFTAEKQLKGGRYFPLTAVQRFDAAAKRIENGIYLGPIGQLTFEGRLSWKKRILAFVFENIRIKVGPLQPLEISLGKKEDKEPSTKDPFFIWFYVDEEIAVARGRSGGTAFWCRCRRANN, from the exons ATGGCAATGAGCTCAATTCATACCTTGTACGCTTTTTCTTTCCGTTTGTGTTTCCCAAATTCATCTCCACAATTTAAGCCTCTGAATGCCATTCCACTAAGAAGAACAAAAcactacaacaacaacaacaacaacgttaAATTTCCCAGAGAAAGAACAAGGACCAGAGCAACCCTTGATGATGCTGAAACAGACCAACTTTCCTCAATCCCACTTGTTGAAAATGAGAAAGCCAAAAAG GATGTAGAGGAAAGTGTGAAAGTGTTAAAAGATGCAGCTAAGACAAGAAAGGTAGCAGCAGAGGAGATTCTTTCTGCATTGTCTATCATTGAGAAAGCAAAAGTTGATCCTTCTGCCTTTTTTGAAACCCTTGGTGGAAAGGAATCCCCTGGGAGGACCTGGATGCTAATTTTTACTGCTGAG AAACAACTAAAAGGTGGTCGATATTTTCCTCTCACAGCTGTTCAGAGGTTTGATGCTGCT GCAAAGAGGATCGAAAATGGAATATATCTTGGACCCATTGGACAGTTAACATTTGAAGGCAGACTTTCATGGAAAAAGAGAATACTGGCTTTTGTTTTTGAGAACATTCGAATAAAAGTTGGACCTTTGCAACCTCTAGAGATCAGTCTAGGAAAAAAGGAAGACAAAGAACCGAGTACCAAGGATCCTTTCTTCATCTGGTTTTATGTTGATGAGGAAATAGCTGTTGCTCGAGGCAGGAGTGGAGGAACTGCATTTTGGTGTCGGTGTCGTCGTGCCAATAACTGA
- the LOC114413706 gene encoding uncharacterized protein LOC114413706 isoform X2, with protein MAMSSIHTLYAFSFRLCFPNSSPQFKPLNAIPLRRTKHYNNNNNNVKFPRERTRTRATLDDAETDQLSSIPLVENEKAKKDVEESVKVLKDAAKTRKVAAEEILSALSIIEKAKVDPSAFFETLGGKESPGRTWMLIFTAEAKRIENGIYLGPIGQLTFEGRLSWKKRILAFVFENIRIKVGPLQPLEISLGKKEDKEPSTKDPFFIWFYVDEEIAVARGRSGGTAFWCRCRRANN; from the exons ATGGCAATGAGCTCAATTCATACCTTGTACGCTTTTTCTTTCCGTTTGTGTTTCCCAAATTCATCTCCACAATTTAAGCCTCTGAATGCCATTCCACTAAGAAGAACAAAAcactacaacaacaacaacaacaacgttaAATTTCCCAGAGAAAGAACAAGGACCAGAGCAACCCTTGATGATGCTGAAACAGACCAACTTTCCTCAATCCCACTTGTTGAAAATGAGAAAGCCAAAAAG GATGTAGAGGAAAGTGTGAAAGTGTTAAAAGATGCAGCTAAGACAAGAAAGGTAGCAGCAGAGGAGATTCTTTCTGCATTGTCTATCATTGAGAAAGCAAAAGTTGATCCTTCTGCCTTTTTTGAAACCCTTGGTGGAAAGGAATCCCCTGGGAGGACCTGGATGCTAATTTTTACTGCTGAG GCAAAGAGGATCGAAAATGGAATATATCTTGGACCCATTGGACAGTTAACATTTGAAGGCAGACTTTCATGGAAAAAGAGAATACTGGCTTTTGTTTTTGAGAACATTCGAATAAAAGTTGGACCTTTGCAACCTCTAGAGATCAGTCTAGGAAAAAAGGAAGACAAAGAACCGAGTACCAAGGATCCTTTCTTCATCTGGTTTTATGTTGATGAGGAAATAGCTGTTGCTCGAGGCAGGAGTGGAGGAACTGCATTTTGGTGTCGGTGTCGTCGTGCCAATAACTGA
- the LOC114413707 gene encoding eukaryotic peptide chain release factor GTP-binding subunit ERF3A-like isoform X1, protein MDIEEDIRSLQLDSAAEDNNGVVNAEDGRPEEVEKSDKMDEDPKQDVEAEPKAVEAEPKVKDKEVPSVTDEEDEPEMTKRHLNVVFIGHVDAGKSTTGGQILFLSGQVDERTIQKYEKEAKDKSRESWYMAYIMDTNEEERVKGKTVEVGRAHFETETTRFTILDAPGHKSYVPNMISGASQADIGVLVISARKGEFETGYERGGQTREHVQLAKTLGVSKLLVVVNKMDEPTVQWSKERYDEIESKMVPFLKQSGYNVKKDVLFLPISGLMGANMKTRVDKSVCPWWNGPCLFEALDAIEVPLRDPNGPFRMPIIDKFKDMGTVVMGKVESGSVREGDSLLVMPNKDPVKVVAIFIDEDRVKRAGPGENLRIRLSGVEEEDILSGFVLSSVANPIPAVTEFVAQLVILELLDNAIFTAGYKAVLHIHSVVEECEIVELLQQIDTKTKKPMKKKVLFVKNGAVVVCRVQVNNSICIEKFSDFPQLGRFTLRTEGKTVAVGKVTGL, encoded by the exons ATGG ATATTGAGGAGGACATCCGTTCTTTACAGCTCGATTCAGCAG CAGAAGACAATAATGGGGTGGTAAATGCAGAGGATGGAAGGCCAGAAGAAGTTGAGAAATCTGATAAGATGGATGAAG ATCCAAAGCAGGATGTTGAGGCTGAGCCAAAGGCTGTTGAGGCTGAGCCAAAAG TGAAGGATAAGGAGGTTCCTTCTGTTACAGATGAAGAAGATGAACCAGAGATGACAAAAAGACACTTGAATGTTGTGTTTATTGGTCATGTTG ATGCTGGTAAGTCTACAACTGGAGGCCAGATACTTTTCCTTAGTGGTCAAGTTGATGAGCGGACTATCCAAAAATACGAGAAAGAGGCTAAGGACAAAAGTCGAGAAAGCTG GTATATGGCTTATATAATGGACACGAATGAGGAGGAGAGGGTAAAG GGAAAGACAGTTGAAGTTGGAAGAGCACATTTTGAGACTGAAACAACAAGGTTTACTATTTTGGATGCACCT GGTCACAAAAGCTATGTTCCTAACATGATTAGTGGTGCATCTCAAGCTGATATTGGAGTGTTG GTTATTTCTGCTCGGAAGGGAGAGTTTGAAACTGGATACGAGAGAGGTGGACAAACTCGTGAACATGTCCAGCTTGCAAAAACGCTGGGTGTGTCTAAGCTTCTTGTTGTCGTCAATAAAATGGATGAGCCTACAGTGCAATGGTCGAAAGAAAG GTATGATGAAATTGAGTCGAAGATGGTTCCATTTTTAAAGCAATCTGGATACAACGTAAAAAAAG ATGTCTTGTTTTTACCAATATCTGGTCTAATGGgtgcaaacatgaaaacaagagTGGATAAAAGCGTTTGTCCATGGTGGAATGGACCTTGCTTATTTGAGGCACTTGACGCTATTGAAGTTCCACTGCGAGATCCCAACGGTCCTTTCAG GATGCCTATTATTGACAAATTCAAAGACATGGGAACTGTTGTTATGGGCAAAGTTGAATCTGGCAGTGTTCGTGAGGGAGATTCCTTGTTGGTCATGCCAAATAAg GATCCAGTGAAAGTTGTTGCCATATTTATTGATGAAGATCGTGTTAAACGTGCTGGACCTGGTGAAAATTTACGGATTAGATTATCTGGTGTTGAAGAAGAAGACATATTGTCTGGGTTTGTTCTATCTAGTGTTG CTAATCCAATACCAGCAGTTACCGAGTTTGTTGCTCAGTTGGTGATCCTTGAATTGCTAGACAAT GCTATTTTTACTGCTGGGTACAAGGCTGTTCTGCACATCCACTCTGTGGTTGAGGAATGCGAGATTGTTGAACTCTTGCAGCAAATCGATACAAAGACAAAGAAGCCTATGAAAAAGAAAGTTTTGTTTGTGAAGAATGGAGCTGTTGTAGTGTGCCGTGTTCAG GTTAATAACTCTATTTGCATCGAGAAGTTCTCTGATTTTCCCCAGCTTGGGAGGTTCACTCTTCGCACTGAAG GAAAAACTGTTGCTGTGGGAAAAGTCACTGGTCTGTGA
- the LOC114413707 gene encoding eukaryotic peptide chain release factor GTP-binding subunit ERF3A-like isoform X2, giving the protein MDIEEDIRSLQLDSAEDNNGVVNAEDGRPEEVEKSDKMDEDPKQDVEAEPKAVEAEPKVKDKEVPSVTDEEDEPEMTKRHLNVVFIGHVDAGKSTTGGQILFLSGQVDERTIQKYEKEAKDKSRESWYMAYIMDTNEEERVKGKTVEVGRAHFETETTRFTILDAPGHKSYVPNMISGASQADIGVLVISARKGEFETGYERGGQTREHVQLAKTLGVSKLLVVVNKMDEPTVQWSKERYDEIESKMVPFLKQSGYNVKKDVLFLPISGLMGANMKTRVDKSVCPWWNGPCLFEALDAIEVPLRDPNGPFRMPIIDKFKDMGTVVMGKVESGSVREGDSLLVMPNKDPVKVVAIFIDEDRVKRAGPGENLRIRLSGVEEEDILSGFVLSSVANPIPAVTEFVAQLVILELLDNAIFTAGYKAVLHIHSVVEECEIVELLQQIDTKTKKPMKKKVLFVKNGAVVVCRVQVNNSICIEKFSDFPQLGRFTLRTEGKTVAVGKVTGL; this is encoded by the exons ATGG ATATTGAGGAGGACATCCGTTCTTTACAGCTCGATTCAGCAG AAGACAATAATGGGGTGGTAAATGCAGAGGATGGAAGGCCAGAAGAAGTTGAGAAATCTGATAAGATGGATGAAG ATCCAAAGCAGGATGTTGAGGCTGAGCCAAAGGCTGTTGAGGCTGAGCCAAAAG TGAAGGATAAGGAGGTTCCTTCTGTTACAGATGAAGAAGATGAACCAGAGATGACAAAAAGACACTTGAATGTTGTGTTTATTGGTCATGTTG ATGCTGGTAAGTCTACAACTGGAGGCCAGATACTTTTCCTTAGTGGTCAAGTTGATGAGCGGACTATCCAAAAATACGAGAAAGAGGCTAAGGACAAAAGTCGAGAAAGCTG GTATATGGCTTATATAATGGACACGAATGAGGAGGAGAGGGTAAAG GGAAAGACAGTTGAAGTTGGAAGAGCACATTTTGAGACTGAAACAACAAGGTTTACTATTTTGGATGCACCT GGTCACAAAAGCTATGTTCCTAACATGATTAGTGGTGCATCTCAAGCTGATATTGGAGTGTTG GTTATTTCTGCTCGGAAGGGAGAGTTTGAAACTGGATACGAGAGAGGTGGACAAACTCGTGAACATGTCCAGCTTGCAAAAACGCTGGGTGTGTCTAAGCTTCTTGTTGTCGTCAATAAAATGGATGAGCCTACAGTGCAATGGTCGAAAGAAAG GTATGATGAAATTGAGTCGAAGATGGTTCCATTTTTAAAGCAATCTGGATACAACGTAAAAAAAG ATGTCTTGTTTTTACCAATATCTGGTCTAATGGgtgcaaacatgaaaacaagagTGGATAAAAGCGTTTGTCCATGGTGGAATGGACCTTGCTTATTTGAGGCACTTGACGCTATTGAAGTTCCACTGCGAGATCCCAACGGTCCTTTCAG GATGCCTATTATTGACAAATTCAAAGACATGGGAACTGTTGTTATGGGCAAAGTTGAATCTGGCAGTGTTCGTGAGGGAGATTCCTTGTTGGTCATGCCAAATAAg GATCCAGTGAAAGTTGTTGCCATATTTATTGATGAAGATCGTGTTAAACGTGCTGGACCTGGTGAAAATTTACGGATTAGATTATCTGGTGTTGAAGAAGAAGACATATTGTCTGGGTTTGTTCTATCTAGTGTTG CTAATCCAATACCAGCAGTTACCGAGTTTGTTGCTCAGTTGGTGATCCTTGAATTGCTAGACAAT GCTATTTTTACTGCTGGGTACAAGGCTGTTCTGCACATCCACTCTGTGGTTGAGGAATGCGAGATTGTTGAACTCTTGCAGCAAATCGATACAAAGACAAAGAAGCCTATGAAAAAGAAAGTTTTGTTTGTGAAGAATGGAGCTGTTGTAGTGTGCCGTGTTCAG GTTAATAACTCTATTTGCATCGAGAAGTTCTCTGATTTTCCCCAGCTTGGGAGGTTCACTCTTCGCACTGAAG GAAAAACTGTTGCTGTGGGAAAAGTCACTGGTCTGTGA